From Poecile atricapillus isolate bPoeAtr1 chromosome Z, bPoeAtr1.hap1, whole genome shotgun sequence, one genomic window encodes:
- the LOC131573855 gene encoding acrosin-like, giving the protein MALLALLVLLALAGPVGGTWDTCRGTCGLRPMAFDHSSELLEYSLDGDYKPLDGASQDGGGTGVHPGAWPGIVSVQARLENGTWHMCSGALIHPQWVLTVAHCFVGTGDTSRWEVVIGATDLSQPGPEAELRHILRLLVHQYYNPATARNNIALLELDQPVECSDYIQLGCVPDSSLAVAELRTCFIAGWRASPDSAPGPRLVLQEAKVRLIDVQLCNSSRWYGGAVHPQDLCAGYPRGGIDTCQGDIGGPLVCKDNVGDYFWLVGLASWGRGCAGAKRPGVFTSSQHFHTWIQVQMGLLPPEADVPPPEPLPTLSLELELEPEPEPDSDFSGLENPNPADTGESTDLSYQQQILGKFLNLLLELLQFLKGKKA; this is encoded by the exons ATGgctctgctggccctgctcgtcctgctggccctggccgGGCCCGTGGGGGGCACGTGGGACACCTGCAG AGGGACCTGCGGGCTCCGGCCCATGGCCTTCGACCACAGCTCTGAGCTTCTGGAATATTCCTTGGATGGAGATTACAAACCTTTGGATGGAGCCTCACAGGACGGGGGTGGCACCGGGGTGCACCCAGGGGCCTGGCCCGGCATCGTCAGCGTCCAGGCCCGGCTGGAGAACGGCACGTGGCACATGTGCTCCGGGGCCCTCATCCACCCTCAGTGGGTGCTCACGGTCGCACACTGCTTCGTGGGGACTGG ggacacctccaggTGGGAAGTGGTGATCGGAGCCACGGATCTGAGCCAGCCGGGCCCCGAAGCCGAGCTGCGCCACATCCTGAGGCTCCTGGTGCACCAATATTACAACCCGGCCACGGCCAGGAACAACATcgccctgctggagctggaccAGCCCGTGGAGTGCAGCGACTACATCCAGCTGGGCTGCGTGCCCGACAGCTCCCTGGCAGTGGCCGAGCTCAGAACCTGCTTCATCGCGGGCTGGAGAGCCAGCCCGGACAGCG CTCCCGGGCCGcgcctggtgctgcaggaggccAAGGTGCGGCTCATCGACGTCCAGCTGTGCAACAGCAGCCGCTGGTACGGGGGGGCCGTGCACCCCCAGGACCTGTGCGCGGGGTACCCGCGGGGCGGCATCGACACCTGCCAG GGGGACATCGGGGGCCCCCTGGTCTGCAAGGACAACGTTGGTGACTACTTCTGGCTGGTGGGACTGGCCAGCTGGGGCCGAGGCTGCGCCGGGGCCAAGCGACCCGGGGTGTTCACGTCCAGCCAGCACTTCCACACCTGGATCCAGGTCCAGATGGGTTTGCTCCCACCAGAAGCTGATGTTCCTCCACCAGAGCCCCTCCCAaccctgtccctggagctggagctggagccggAGCCAGAGCCAGACTCGGATTTTAGCGGTCTGGAGAATCCCAACCCGGCGGACACGGGGGAATCTACGGACCTTTCCTACCAACAACAGATCCTGGGGAAATTCCTGaacctgctgctggagctcctgcagttcctgaaaggaaagaaagcctGA
- the LOC131592658 gene encoding LOW QUALITY PROTEIN: arylsulfatase A-like (The sequence of the model RefSeq protein was modified relative to this genomic sequence to represent the inferred CDS: deleted 1 base in 1 codon), whose amino-acid sequence MGPQGRQHPWLHPWVLLHRWVLLLLLLPLRAAAAARPNFVLVLADDLGYGDLGCYGHPSSATPNLDWLAARGLRFTDFYSAAAVCSPSRSGINPPCPGIDEGINPTCPGINGRSWTCGVPGQTDSADPSVSRDRRTVLTPRCPGTDGQCCGPCQNLTCFPPDTKCFGTCDQGVVPLPLLWNLSIIQQPVSFPELVPLYNKFSRDFIADCARQRRPFLLYYASHHTHYPQFSSREFAGRTRRGPFGDALAEFDDSVGQLLQALRDNGLESSTLLFFTSDNGPSTLRMARGGSAGHLRCGKGTTYEGGMREPAMAYWPGRIAPGEPWWGVTHELASALDVLPTLSALAGAALPRVALDGFDLSPLLFGEGRSPRQAVFFYPPSPDPLHGPFAVRLGKYKAHFFTQGSFHSDTTPDQACHGVTPRTPHLPPLLFDLETDPGELYDLLGDPAVSPELLEVLRDITVRKVLLEQRLKFGDSQMAKGGDAQLQPCCAPGCSPKPSCCRCSPR is encoded by the exons ATGGGGCCGCAGGGTCGCCAGCACCCCTGGCTGCACCCATGGGTGCTGCTGCACcgctgggtgctgctgctgctgctgctgcccctgcgAGCCGCGGCCGCCGCTCGCCCCAACTTCGTGCTGGTGCTGGCGGACGATCTGGGCTACGGGGACCTGGGCTGCTACGGGCACCCTTCGTCCGCCACACCGAACTTGGACTGGCTGGCGGCCCGCGGGCTGCGCTTCACCGATTTCTACAGCGCCGCCGCCGTCTGCAGCCCGTCCCG GTCCGGGATAAACCCGCCGTGTCCCGGGATAGATGAGGGGATAAACCCAACGTGTCCCGGGATAAACGGGCGGTCATGGACCTGCGGTGTCCCGGGACAGACGGACAGTGCTGACCCCTCGGTGTCCCGGGACAGACGGACAGTGCTGACCCCTCGGTGTCCCGGGACAGACGGACAGTGCTGT GGTCCGTGCCAGAACCTGACCTGCTTCCCTCCGGACACCAAATGTTTCGGGACGTGCGACCAGGGCGTGGTGCCGCTGCCGCTGCTCTGGAACCTCAGCATCATCCAGCAGCCCGTCTCCTTCCCCGAGCTCGTTCCCCTCTACAACAAATTCTCCCGGGATTTCATCGCCGACTGCGCCCGCCAGCGCCGCCCCTTCCTGCTCTATTACGCTTCCCAT cacacGCACTACCCGCAGTTTTCCAGCCGGGAATTCGCGGGGCGGACGCGGCGCGGGCCCTTCGGGGACGCGCTGGCCGAGTTCGATGACTCCgtggggcagctgctgcaggcgCTGCGGGACAACGGCCTGGAGAGCTCCACGCTGCTGTTCTTCACCTCCGACAACGG cccctccacgCTGCGCATGGCC CGCGGGGGCAGCGCCGGCCACCTCAGGTGTGGCAAGGGCACGACCTACGAGGGTGGCATGAGGGAGCCGGCCATGGCCTACTGGCCGGGCAGGATCGCGCCAGGTGAGCCCTGgtgg GGCGTGACCCACGAGCTGGCGAGTGCCCTGGACGTGCTGCCCACCCTGAGCGCCCTGGCTGGCgctgccctgcccagggtgGCCCTGGACGGATTCGACCTGAGCCCGCTGCTCTTCGGGGAGGGGAGG AGCCCCCGCCAGGCCGTGTTCTTCTACCCCCCATCCCCGGACCCCCTGCACGGCCCCTTCGCCGTCCGCCTGGGCAAGTACAAGGCTCATTTCTTCACCCAAG GTTCTTTCCACAGCGACACGACGCCGGACCAGGCGTGCCACGGCGTCACCCCGCGGACGCCTCACCTGCCCCCGCTGCTCTTCGACCTGGAGACGGATCCCGGGGAGCTCTACGACCTCCTGGGGGACCCTGCGGTGAGCCCcgagctgctggaggtgctgcgGGACATCACCGTGCgcaaggtgctgctggagcagcgcCTCAAGTTCGGGGACAGCCAGATGGCCAAGGGTGGGGACgcccagctgcagccctgctgcgCCCCCGGCTGCAGCCCCAAACCTtcctgctgccgctgctcccCGCGCTGA
- the LOC131592659 gene encoding acrosin-like: protein MALLALLVLLALAGPVGGTWDTCRKTCGLRPMHLNKSIAIPEYRPSRSANVTTLDVLPGAWPGIASIQVTSKNGSWHMCAGALIDHHWVLTAARCFLGARDIHKWKVVIGATDLSQPGAKAAVFKVKRILLHRHYVATTARNNIALLELDQPVECSDYIQLGCVPDSSLAVAELRTCFIAGWRASPDSAPGPRLVLQEAKVRLIDVQLCNSSRWYGGAVHPQDLCAGYPRGGIDTCQGDIGGPLVCKDKKEDKFWLVGLASWGRGCAKAKRTGIFTNTQHFHTWIHAHATPNPVPFSGDSEPTLTSAEPPQTEPDGATAVTIPKRTLRHFLGKLLEVLELLKSRSG from the exons ATGgctctgctggccctgctcgtcctgctggccctggccgGGCCCGTGGGGGGCACGTGGGACACCTGCAG GAAGACCTGCGGGCTCCGGCCCATGCATCTGAACAAGAGCATCGCGATTCCCGAGTACAGACCCTCGCGTTCCGCCAATGTCACCACCCTCGATGTCCTGCCAGGGGCCTGGCCTGGCATCGCCAGCATCCAGGTGACCTCGAAGAACGGCTCGTGGCACATGTGCGCCGGAGCCCTCATCGACCATCACTGGGTGCTCACGGCTGCCCGCTGCTTCCTCGGGGCCAG GGATATCCACAAGTGGAAGGTGGTGATCGGAGCCACGGATCTGAGCCAGCCCGGCGCCAAGGCCGCGGTGTTCAAGGTCAAGCGGATCCTGCTGCACCGGCACTACGTGGCCACCACGGCCAGGAACAACATcgccctgctggagctggaccAGCCCGTGGAGTGCAGCGACTACATCCAGCTGGGCTGCGTGCCCGACAGCTCCCTGGCAGTGGCCGAGCTCAGAACCTGCTTCATCGCGGGCTGGAGAGCCAGCCCGGACAGCG CTCCCGGGCCGcgcctggtgctgcaggaggccAAGGTGCGGCTCATCGACGTCCAGCTGTGCAACAGCAGCCGCTGGTACGGGGGGGCCGTGCACCCCCAGGACCTGTGCGCGGGGTACCCGCGGGGCGGCATCGACACCTGCCAG GGGGACATCGGGGGCCCCCTGGTCTGCAAGGACAAGAAGGAGGACAAGTTCTGGCTGGTGGGACTGGCCAGCTGGGGCCGAGGCTGCGCCAAGGCCAAGAGAACCGGGATCTTCACCAACACCCAGCACTTCCACACCTGGATCCACGCCCACGCCACCCCGAACCCGGTGCCCTTCTCAGGCGACTCGGAGCCCACCCTGACCTCGGCCGAGCCACCCCAAACGGAGCCGGACGGCGCCACGGCCGTCACCATCCCGAAACGGACCCTGAGGCATTTccttgggaagctgctggaggtgttggagctCCTCAAGAGCAGGTCGGGGTGA